The Opitutus sp. ER46 genome contains a region encoding:
- the fliD gene encoding flagellar filament capping protein FliD, which yields MGIQISGLLSDSAFDWKDVVDKLIAVERVPVTNLETTQANNLSEITALGDITTALQELQDSVQAMRSSNVYDMRTVSSDSSTSTWKATSSNGTSLGSYKFEIQTLASTAALQGGADIGASLASSASDLGSLTISNLPIATAVTAGTFTVDGKQISVAATDSLKDVLDRITTATGATWSYDSTSDAITLAKGSGSLVLGAANDTSNFLAAMKLANNQTGTITSSGGLGTLKTTATLVQSGLRGAIAESALDAEGNGSFTVNGVPISYNVNTDTLKSVLDRITASAANVSASYDSANDRVVLTNKTTGDMGLSVSEASGGLLGVLNLTADGAKVPTLKSGTNAVFRVNDGDWLTSSTNTLASSAHGIAGLSVTVNSTGAQTLTIESDASSMGSYVEDFISKFNAVQDMIDTYTKTSVSGSKVTTSLLSGNREVQEWGRKLRTMAFQTLTGLTGSIDHIDDLGIDFDGTTSHLKIKDTAKLTDALTNSPDDVKAFFLSGSSGMVPKMYELITNLKSSGNKEQESLRSDNKAIDDQIDRLETRIATEQARLTKAFIAMLDAQSTAQSQSDALTNAFSSKSS from the coding sequence ATGGGTATCCAAATCTCCGGACTGCTTTCTGATTCTGCCTTCGACTGGAAGGACGTGGTGGACAAGTTGATCGCGGTAGAGCGCGTCCCAGTAACCAACCTGGAGACGACCCAGGCCAACAATCTGTCTGAGATCACGGCGCTCGGCGACATCACGACCGCTCTGCAGGAGCTTCAGGATTCGGTGCAGGCGATGCGGTCGAGCAACGTGTATGACATGCGGACGGTAAGCAGCGACAGCTCCACGAGCACTTGGAAGGCGACTTCATCCAACGGCACCAGCCTCGGTTCCTACAAATTCGAGATCCAAACGCTTGCGAGCACCGCGGCTTTGCAGGGCGGCGCGGATATCGGGGCTTCGCTCGCCTCAAGCGCCTCCGACCTGGGCTCGTTGACCATCAGCAATCTTCCGATCGCCACGGCTGTCACCGCGGGGACCTTTACGGTGGACGGCAAGCAGATCAGCGTGGCGGCGACGGATTCGCTGAAGGACGTGCTGGATCGCATCACGACAGCCACCGGTGCCACCTGGTCATACGACAGTACCTCGGACGCGATCACCCTCGCGAAGGGGAGCGGCTCGCTTGTGCTCGGGGCGGCGAATGACACGAGCAATTTTCTCGCCGCAATGAAGCTGGCGAACAACCAGACGGGTACGATCACGAGTTCCGGGGGCCTTGGTACGCTGAAGACCACCGCGACGCTCGTGCAGTCCGGTCTGAGGGGGGCAATCGCCGAGAGCGCGTTGGACGCGGAAGGAAACGGATCCTTCACCGTGAACGGCGTGCCCATCAGCTATAACGTCAATACCGACACCCTTAAGTCGGTGCTGGACCGGATTACGGCCTCTGCCGCCAACGTGAGCGCGAGCTATGACAGCGCGAATGACCGGGTGGTCCTCACCAACAAGACGACGGGTGACATGGGCCTGAGCGTGAGCGAAGCGAGCGGTGGCTTGCTCGGTGTGCTGAACCTCACGGCAGACGGAGCCAAAGTGCCCACGCTAAAGAGCGGGACCAATGCCGTGTTCCGGGTGAACGATGGCGACTGGCTCACCAGCAGCACCAACACCCTGGCCTCATCGGCTCACGGGATCGCCGGCCTCAGTGTGACGGTCAACTCAACGGGCGCCCAGACCCTCACGATCGAGAGTGATGCCTCCTCTATGGGCAGCTACGTCGAGGACTTCATTTCGAAGTTCAATGCCGTGCAGGACATGATCGACACGTACACCAAGACCTCTGTCAGCGGCAGCAAGGTGACGACGTCGCTCCTCTCGGGGAATCGTGAGGTGCAGGAGTGGGGACGGAAGCTGCGTACCATGGCGTTCCAAACGCTTACTGGCCTGACCGGCTCAATCGACCACATCGACGACCTGGGCATCGATTTCGACGGCACTACGAGTCACCTGAAGATCAAGGATACCGCCAAGTTGACCGACGCCTTGACCAACTCGCCTGACGACGTGAAGGCGTTCTTCCTGTCCGGCTCCAGCGGCATGGTGCCCAAGATGTACGAGCTCATTACCAACCTGAAGAGTTCGGGGAACAAGGAGCAGGAGAGCCTGCGGTCCGACAACAAGGCGATCGATGACCAGATCGACCGGCTCGAGACCCGAATCGCCACGGAACAAGCACGATTGACCAAGGCGTTCATCGCCATGTTGGATGCGCAGTCGACGGCCCAGTCCCAATCGGACGCCCTGACCAACGCCTTCTCGAGCAAGAGCTCATGA
- the fliS gene encoding flagellar export chaperone FliS: protein MLAQSYARTYRANAVLTASPGQLVLMLYDGILTSLALAQEGFKQPTTDPRRIENINHHLLKAQAIITELQAGLNMDAGGDFAKTMHRLYDYHNRRLLEANLRKQVEPVVEVERLVRELRDAWAQMLTQQESGTSGDRVRGVA, encoded by the coding sequence ATGCTCGCCCAAAGCTACGCGCGGACTTACCGCGCCAATGCCGTCCTTACGGCTTCGCCGGGGCAGCTCGTGCTGATGCTTTATGACGGGATTCTCACCTCCCTGGCCTTGGCCCAGGAAGGTTTCAAGCAGCCGACGACTGATCCACGGCGGATCGAGAACATCAATCATCACCTGCTCAAGGCGCAGGCGATCATCACCGAGTTGCAGGCCGGCCTGAACATGGACGCCGGCGGCGACTTCGCGAAGACGATGCACCGGCTGTACGACTATCACAATCGCCGCCTCCTCGAGGCCAATCTGCGCAAGCAGGTGGAACCGGTGGTGGAGGTGGAAAGACTCGTGCGCGAGCTGCGGGATGCGTGGGCCCAGATGCTAACCCAGCAGGAAAGTGGCACGTCGGGCGATCGCGTGCGCGGCGTCGCCTGA